From a region of the Cucumis sativus cultivar 9930 chromosome 6, Cucumber_9930_V3, whole genome shotgun sequence genome:
- the LOC101218642 gene encoding kinesin-like protein KIN-7E, chloroplastic isoform X2 yields the protein MHGEQKSPGVIPLAVKDVFGIIQETPERQFLLRVSYLEIYNEVINDLLDPTGQNLRVREDAQGTYVEGIKEEVVLSPAHALSLIASGEEHRHVGSNNFNLLSSRSHTIFTLTIESSPHGEHHGEEDVSLSQLHLIDLAGSESSKTETTGLRRKEGSYINKSLLTLGTVISKLTDEKATHIPYRDSKLTRLLQSSLSGHGRISLICTVTPASSNSEETHNTLKFAHRSKRVEIKASQNKIIDEKSLIKKYQREISSLKQELQQLRRGIMENPSTTALSTQEDLVNLKLQLEADQVKLQSRLEEEEEAKAALMGRIQRLTKLILVSTKNALPSSVAEKPGQRRRHSFGEDELAYLPDRKRDYLNDDDGGSCASGISVDGRDDVVNLDELVKDMRSNKKRGMLGWFKIRKPENAIGPSSTTDTGSSMGDSPASCSKASQNRMTHDELKNGRRKSICRKGDDSSTIYSSQERTQAGDLFGATMNGYRLPPTGTTLTDQMDLLCEQVKMLAGEVALSTSSLKRLSEQAARNPEDSQIKEHVQKLKDEISEKKLQIRVLEQRMIGSVEMSPQMSSSIELSQALSKLTAQLNEKIFELEIKSADNRILQEQLQMKAAENAELQEEILKLQQESSCQNHSSNSQKNEDDEASQHLPNYSIRTKVEVRHKYSPWEDKYPEENTPTSVMSLNRVLTMDDSKACNSDKFCHSQVMQAELENLKQEKVRLIEEKEGLEIQSRKLSEEASYAKELASAAAIELQNLAEEVTKLSYENAKLASDRTNAKDSYCRSCCAQRFYDSKHAIGNARHQREAALEKAIFDRDQREAELYRRLEEAKRHEEDMENELANMWGLFAKMRKSELNIEDMSFEGVRPSYLLQGRAKNGYISSNGISNRPLEDDVVFADEMRAGNKKERIRCRDVESFVSQMKV from the exons ATGCAT GGAGAGCAAAAGTCTCCTGGAGTTATCCCACTGGCAGTGAAGGATGTATTTGGAATTATACAAGAG ACACCTGAGCGGCAGTTTCTTCTTCGTGTTTCATATCTAGAGATCTACAACGAG GTCATCAATGATTTACTTGATCCAACAGGTCAGAATCTACGAGTACGAGAGGATGCTCAG GGAACTTATGTTGAGGGCATCAAAGAAGAAGTTGTTTTGTCCCCTGCTCATGCTCTTTCCTTGATAGCATCTGGAGAAG AGCATCGACATGTGGGATCTAATAATTTCAATCTACTTAGCAGTCGGAGTCACACTATATTCACTTTG ACCATTGAAAGTAGCCCGCATGGGGAGCATCATGGTGAAGAAGATGTGTCATTGTCCCAACTG CACTTAATTGATCTTGCAGGATCTGAAAGttcaaaaacagaaacaactGGTTTGCGAAGAAAAGAGGGTTCGTACATCAACAAGAGCTTACTGACTCTGGGCACT GTTATTTCCAAGTTAACTGATGAAAAGGCAACTCACATTCCCTATCGAGATTCAAAACTTACTCGGTTGTTGCAGTCATCTCTAAGCGGCCATGGAAGAATTTCT CTCATTTGTACCGTGACCCCTGCATCTAGCAATAGTGAGGAGACACACAACACCTTAAAGTTCGCACATCGAAGCAAGCGTGTTGAAATTAAAGCTTCTCAAAATAAG ATCATAGATGAGAAATCTCTCATAAAAAAGTATCAGAGGGAGATTTCCAGTTTAAAGCAGGAGCTTCAGCAATTAAGGCGTGGCATAATGGAGAACCCTAGTACAACTGCATTGTCTACACAAGAAGATTTGGTCAATTTGAAGCTTCAG CTGGAAGCTGATCAGGTTAAATTACAATCGAGattggaagaggaagaagaagcaaaggCTGCTTTGATGGGGAGAATTCAAAGGTTGACAAAACTAATCCTAGTTTCTACTAAAAATGCTTTGCCATCAAGTGTTGCTGAAAAGCCAGGACAAAGAAGGAGGCATTCTTTTGGTGAAGATGAG CTGGCATATTTGCCTGATAGAAAACGGGACTACCtgaatgatgatgatggtggGAGTTGTGCTTCTGGGATTTCAGTGGATGGAAGAGATGATGTTGTAAATCTAGATGAGTTGGTTAAAGATATGAGAAGTAACAAAAAACGTGGAATGCTTGGCTGGTTTAAAATCAGA AAGCCTGAGAATGCTATTGGACCATCATCAACTACTGATACTGGAAGTTCTATGGGTGACTCACCTGCATCTTGCTCAAAAGCTTCTCAAAATCGGATGACACATGATGAATTGAAGAATGGAAGGAGGAAATCAATTTGCAGAAAGGGAGATGATTCTTCCACTATTTACTCATCTCAAGAGAGAACACAAGCAGGGGACTTATTTGGTGCAACTATGAATGGCTACCGTTTGCCTCCG ACTGGGACTACTCTTACTGACCAGATGGATCTTCTCTGTGAGCAAGTCAAAATGTTGGCTGGGGAGGTTGCCTTGAGTACTAGTTCGCTGAAAAGACTGTCAGAGCAAGCAGCCAGGAACCCTGAAGATTCCCAAATCAag GAACATGTGCAAAAGTTGAAGGATGAAATTAGTGAAAAGAAGCTCCAAATACGAGTTCTGGAGCAACGCATGATTGGATCTGTTGAAATGTCACCACAAATGTCAAGTAGCATTGAATTGAGTCAG GCCTTATCAAAGCTCACTGCTCAACTTAATGAGAAAATTTTTGAACTTGAG ATTAAATCAGCTGACAATAGGATACTTCAGGAGCAGCTGCAAATGAAG GCAGCAGAAAATGCCGAGTTGCAGGaggaaattttgaagttgCAACAAGAGTCATCATGCCAGAATCACTCGAGCAATTCTCAGAAAAATGAAGACGATGAGGCTTCTCAACATCTTCCAAACTACTCTATACGGACAAAGGTTGAAGTACGACATAAATACAGCCCATGGGAGGATAAATACCCCGAAGAAAATACCCCGACTAGTGTCATGAGCTTGAATAGAGTTTTAACTATGGACGATTCTAAAGCTTGCAACAGTGACAAGTTTTGTCACTCCCAAGTTATGCAG GCTGagttagaaaatttgaagcaaGAGAAGGTGAGACtgattgaagaaaaggaaggccTTGAGATTCAGAGTCGTAAACTTTCGGAAGAAGCTTCATATGCAAAGGAGTTAGCTTCAGCTGCTGCAATTGAACTCCAAAACTTAGCTGAAGAAGTTACCAAACTTTCTTATGAAAATGCCAAACTTGCTAGTGACCGTACAAATGCTAAGGATAGTTACTGCAGATCATGCTGTGCACAAAGATTCTATGATTCAAAGCACGCTATTGGTAATGCTAGACATCAAAGAGAAGCTGCACTTGAGAAGGCGATTTTTGATAGAGATCAGAGAGAAGCTGAGCTATACCGTAGACTCGAAGAAGCAAAGCGCCACGAAGAGGATATGGAAAATGAACTAGCAAATATGTGGGGGCTATTTGCCAAAATGAGGAAGTCCGAACTAAATATTGAAGATATGTCATTTGAGGGAGTTCGTCCGTCCTACCTTTTACAAGGCCGAGCTAAAAATGGTTATATCTCATCCAACGGCATCTCTAACAGACCGTTGGAAGACGATGTTGTATTCGCGGATGAAATGAGAGCTGGAAATAAGAAAGAGAGGATCAGATGTAGAGATGTGGAAAGTTTTGTTTCCCAAATGAAGGTATGA